One genomic segment of Tursiops truncatus isolate mTurTru1 chromosome 11, mTurTru1.mat.Y, whole genome shotgun sequence includes these proteins:
- the PMCH gene encoding pro-MCH, with translation MAKMSFSSYILILTFSLLSQGVSPSASKSIRNLEDDMVFKTLRLGKAFQKEDTEEKSIVVPSLEEYKNDESNFMNDEENKNSKNAGSKHNFLNNGLPLNLAIKPYLALKGSVAFPPENEVQNTESIQEKREIADEENSAKFPIGRRDFDSE, from the exons ATGGCAAAAATGAGTTTCTCTTCCTACATATTAATACtaactttttctttgctttctcaaGGTGTTTCGCCTTCAGCCTCCAAGTCAATAAGAAATTTAGAAGATGACATGGTATTTAAAACACTGAGGTTGGGGAAAGCCTTTCAGAAGGAAGATACTGAAGAAAAATCAATTGTTGTTCCTTCCCTGGAGGAATATAAAAATGATGAGAGCAATTTCATGAAtgatgaggaaaacaaaaattcaaag AATGCAGGTTCCAAACACAATTTCTTAAATAATGGTCTGCCACTGAATCTGGCTATAAAACCTTATCTTGCACTAAAAGGATCTGTAGCTTTTCCACCTGAGAATGAAGTTCAAAATACTGAATCAatacaagaaaagagagaaattgcAGATGAAGAAAACTCAGCTAAATTTCCTATAGGAAGGAGAGATTTTGACAGTGagtag